Sequence from the Gloeocapsopsis dulcis genome:
ATGAGCATTTGCTACCTGTATTTGCTCATAACAATACTTCTTTAGCTCATGCTGACTCGAAACTCAATGGAGCCAAGGTTCTAGAAAATAACTTTACGTATAGTTAAATTGTTTTCTTGAATCGATAATTCAAACAAGATGAATTAGAAAAACAAAGAATATGGCTAATAATTTTAAGATTCTAGACGCTGATCTTTTGCACAAAGATGCTGTTGTTTCATTTTTTAAATCAATGTTTAAAGTCGGTGAACTTGCTTCATTATCAAGTGACATATTTTGTAATTCAGGGTTAAAAGAGTTAAACAATAGGCTGAATGCTTGGGGAAAAGGAGTGATACCATCAGGAAATAATAATGAGTGGATTAATAATGGTAAATAATGCGAAATCCTTGTTCCTGGTGATAAAGGTTGGCAAAAGGGAAGATTAAGAATTAAAGTGATTTTAGAATTTTGTCCTGATGAACCAGAAATTAAAGAGGCATTGGAAGAAAACTTTACACAAACCAATCAAAAAGAACAATCACTTGATGATATTCGACAAAAAATAAACCAAGTTAACTAAAAAATATTAGGAGAAAATAAAAATGAACTCTGAATTTAACAGTTTAGAACGTGAAGACGTTGTATCTGTGTACTCTAGTCAAATTTTTGTAAATAACCGAACTTTCACAATTAATGAGTTTATCACTACAATGATGCCGATGATAAAAGACAAAACAGGAACAACTTGGACAGAAGAAAAAGCTAACTGGTTTGGGGAAGGAATAGAACGTTTCGCGGCTGTCCCCACTTTCAACCGAAGGTAAGGTGGGGTAGGTGCTTCGGCAAGACGGAATGAAATGTAGTCTTGCAACTAATCTGGGACTTCCTGTGACTTGATATAAGCTTTGATTTTCTCAATTGGTGCGCCTCCAGTTGACGCTACATAATAGGAGCCAGACCACAGCACTGGCTTGTTGTAAAACTGTCCCAAATGGGATTCAAACTCTTTACGCAAAATTCGACTAGATGCGCTTTTTAAACTGCCGATAAAAGCAGATATATTGTTGTCTGGGTGTAAATCAACTAATGCGTGTATGTGGTCTGACTCCCCTGAAAACTCGACAAGTATAGAGTTAGTCTTGCGGCATACCTGCGCAAATATTTCATTCATCCGTTCCAGCATAGGAGCAGATATAGCTTTACGTCGATACTTAGTAACAAAAACAAGGTGGAGGTGAATTGAGTAAACAGAGTGTGAACCTTTTCTAGGTTGCATTGACTTATGGTGCGACTCAACGGAAGATGAGTCTTATGCTAACACGTCGCGTTACCTTCAGACTTTACCCAACTCGTAGCCAGCAGGACATTCTACACTACTGGTGCAAGTTGCATTGCAGTTTGTATAACGCGGCAGTGTATAACCGAAAAACCCAGTATCAAAAGTTCGGTCACTCTGTTTCCTACTTTGAGCAGCAAAACTGTTTGCCTGCCTTCAAGGAAGTATGGACGGAGTACAAGCCCCTCGGTTCTCATGCCCTCCAAGCGACATTAAAGCGAGTGGATTTTGCTTTTACCCGATTCTTTAAAGGATTGGGCGGCTACCCTAAATTCAAGGCTTCTCGCCACTATTCGGGATGGACTTACCCAGACAAGCAATCTTGGAAAGCACATACTACCGGAGTTAACGGCAGCTTAGAGTTAGCCAACTTGGGAAGTATCGCCATGAGGGGCAAGGCTAGGACGTGGGGAACGCCAACTACTTGCACAGTCCTTTGTCGCAATGGGAAATGGTACGCATCGATTACGGTGCAGTGCGAACCCACAAGAGAGACTGGGAGTGGTGCAGTCGGTATCGATTTGGGGTGTAAGGATGTGATTACTCTCTCTACTGGGGAGAAGATTGCTAAACCTGACTTTATCAAAGAGGGGCAGCAAAAAGTCAAGGCTGCATCTCAGAGGTTGAGACGCAAACGCGCCCCCAACCGCAATAAAAAGATTAAAGCTTCACGTCGATGGCGCAAGGCAAGGCAGCAGGTTTCTAAACTACAACGCAAAGTAGCCTGTCAGCGCGAAAACTGGCTACATCAAACAACCAGCAGCATAGTTAGCAGTAATAGCCTAGTCGCTGGGGAACAACTTAATGTTAAAGGTATGACCCGCAAGGGGAAGAAGCGAAAAAAGCAAAAAGCAGGACTAAACCGAAGCATCTTGGAAGTCGGCTTTGGCACGATTGGAGATTTGCTTACCTACAAGCAATCAGAGGCAGGCGGATTCTACGTCGAGTCCCCCACCAAAATTCTAAAGCCAACGCAACGGTGCGCTAAGTGTTGGGAACTAACACCCAAAACATTAACTGACAGGGTTCATGTTTGCTCTAATCCTGCTTGCCAGCATACCGAAGACAGAGACATTAACGCTGCCCAAGTTAATTTAATTTGGACAAGGGGTAAGGAACTTGCCTCTTCAGTCGTGGAGTCGTCTAGCTCTACTTCGTGCGGAAGCATGAAGCAACTAGGGGCGTTGAGACGACAGAAACTCGCCGTTCAACGAAGTAACGGTGAGTAGTTCATACAGATCTCACCATAGATCACATCATTCCTCTGGCTCGTCGTGGTAAAAACGATATTAGTAACTTACAAACTCTCTGCCGTCACTGCAACCAGCGCAAAACGCATCACCTCGATCCCCGATATCAGCGCCACTATAATCTCTAATTTCCCCTGTGTTCTCTGTCTTTAAAAGCAAGGCGTTGCAACACAACTATATATTAAAGTAAATCCCAAACCATCTTGACTAGAGGCGAAAGCCATGAAGTTTAATCTACTCCAACCAAAACGTATTTTTTGGGCGAGTAT
This genomic interval carries:
- the tnpA gene encoding IS200/IS605 family transposase; amino-acid sequence: MQPRKGSHSVYSIHLHLVFVTKYRRKAISAPMLERMNEIFAQVCRKTNSILVEFSGESDHIHALVDLHPDNNISAFIGSLKSASSRILRKEFESHLGQFYNKPVLWSGSYYVASTGGAPIEKIKAYIKSQEVPD
- a CDS encoding transposase, which translates into the protein MSLMLTRRVTFRLYPTRSQQDILHYWCKLHCSLYNAAVYNRKTQYQKFGHSVSYFEQQNCLPAFKEVWTEYKPLGSHALQATLKRVDFAFTRFFKGLGGYPKFKASRHYSGWTYPDKQSWKAHTTGVNGSLELANLGSIAMRGKARTWGTPTTCTVLCRNGKWYASITVQCEPTRETGSGAVGIDLGCKDVITLSTGEKIAKPDFIKEGQQKVKAASQRLRRKRAPNRNKKIKASRRWRKARQQVSKLQRKVACQRENWLHQTTSSIVSSNSLVAGEQLNVKGMTRKGKKRKKQKAGLNRSILEVGFGTIGDLLTYKQSEAGGFYVESPTKILKPTQRCAKCWELTPKTLTDRVHVCSNPACQHTEDRDINAAQVNLIWTRGKELASSVVESSSSTSCGSMKQLGALRRQKLAVQRSNGE